The following proteins are co-located in the Saccharomycodes ludwigii strain NBRC 1722 chromosome V, whole genome shotgun sequence genome:
- the VAC14 gene encoding Vac14p (similar to Saccharomyces cerevisiae YLR386W | VAC14 | VACuole morphology and inheritance mutant), with translation MDKAILKGLCDKLYEKRKNAALELEKAIKKSIDEHNTEKIEIVINELSDPDYPLSVEKSVARIARLMGLAAVSIALGPINLPSYLSHIIPSVLICFADQNDQVRFYACESLYNISKIAKGEILVYFNEIFDILCKITSDQVSSVKGAASLLDKLIKDIVSEFASSYVSVVNNDPKDLPPATKINSLTGDVLQERYEQDPKNNLAFSLPHFIPLLEERIYANNPNTRMFLVSWLQVISDSPDLELISYLPSYLGGLFTFLGDSHRDIRVVTANLLNQILQEIKRVCEIKALLKANLKQQPQKQPTNRLPSDDIANKKIIEGPLISERKKTLMNAFEQLSMGDLDGTKSNATIGTTNNGTAVTGANTIGATTATNTTNNSSNGNNSNTISSSGINKSESVNTTTTSAALSQNNEKHDDGIEQQQVQTSDLNSATLSIGNIRNGEEYVPGQDIHLDFPKIITVLINSLNSSEPDVQIVVLKWLEIILELSPRDFLQCLSRLLALLLKHLSDSNKNISESAARVNYKLMDLTSKFDYKSSKNYSSMVNNLSLNFREGNATTKVACLDWLIFIYRKMSDDQLLDHNDSIFYTLLKSLSDEDNRVVSKSLELLSIMCSNGNNEQYFQNFLVKVLDLLKNEFGMLKTRTNFILRQLCAKLSAEPVYKITSQLLDKRSKDDLPFVRMMIQIMSTDLIVAPELGPLRKKLKRNEDWSFFSIIFKCWCHNPSSLLNLCLISGNYELAYNVLQQFVENDLISVNNLLQLDILVQFLESPVFASLRLHLLEYEQYPYLYKSLYAILMILPQSKAFHTLNTRLNSITKLISITESSSLSLNKRNLSQSHFPRHESSASSTQSLSACSSKSLIQNSFQLFDLLDYFKTVCAEDSQTLENGTCNNGSDSKTNNEYNRMDSIHTVCEPDTQTTDEIATPKLSKSTFETTNPADILNQHLTNLAPTTAVEDDSVSVIYRPPPSSKQDL, from the coding sequence atggATAAAGCTATATTAAAAGGGCTTTGTGATAAGCTATACGAAAAACGTAAAAATGCCGCTTTAGAATTAGAGAAGGCTATCAAGAAATCCATTGACGAACATAATACtgaaaaaatagaaattgTAATCAATGAATTATCAGATCCAGACTATCCTTTATCTGTAGAAAAATCTGTTGCAAGAATTGCTAGATTAATGGGGTTAGCGGCAGTCTCGATAGCACTTGGCCCTATTAACTTACCAAGTTATTTATCCCACATTATACCATCTGTTCTTATTTGTTTTGCTGACCAAAATGATCAAGTAAGATTTTACGCATGTGAGAGTCTGTACAACATTTCCAAAATTGCCAAAGGTGAAATCttagtttattttaatgaaatatttgatattttgtGCAAGATAACTTCAGACCAGGTTTCTTCAGTAAAAGGTGCAGCAAGTTTATTGGATAAGCTAATCAAAGATATTGTCAGTGAATTTGCATCTAGCTATGTTAGTGTAGTAAACAATGATCCTAAAGATCTACCACCAGCAACAAAGATAAATTCACTCACTGGCGACGTCTTACAAGAGCGTTATGAACAAGAccctaaaaataatttggcATTTTCTTTGCCTCATTTTATTCCACTACTAGAAGAGAGAATATATGCCAACAATCCAAATACTAGAATGTTTTTAGTTTCCTGGTTACAAGTTATTTCAGATTCACCCGATTTAGAATTGATATCATATTTACCCTCCTATTTGGGAGGCTTATTTACATTTTTGGGAGATTCTCATAGAGATATTAGGGTAGTTACtgcaaatttattaaaccaaatattgcaagaaattaaaagagtCTGCGAAATTAAAGCTTTACTGAAGGCCAATTTGAAACAGCAGCCTCAAAAACAGCCAACAAATAGATTACCTAGCGATGACATTGCCAACAAGAAGATCATTGAAGGACCCTTGATAAGTgagagaaagaaaactTTAATGAATGCTTTTGAGCAACTGTCTATGGGTGATTTAGATGGCACTAAATCTAATGCTACTATTGGcactactaataatggCACTGCCGTTACTGGTGCTAATACCATTGGCGCCACTACTGCTACcaatactactaataatagcagtaacggtaataatagcaatactATAAGTTCTTCAGGAATAAATAAGAGTGAAAGTGTTAATACCACAACAACTTCTGCTGCCTTATCACAgaataatgaaaaacacGACGACGGCATAGAGCAACAACAAGTACAGACAAGTGATCTGAATTCTGCCACACTATCTATAGGAAATATAAGAAATGGCGAAGAATATGTTCCCGGCCAAGACATTCATTTagattttccaaaaattataaCTGTGCTAATCAATAGTCTAAATTCATCTGAACCTGATGTTCAAATAGTAGTTTTAAAGTGGCTAGAGATAATTTTGGAATTATCACCAAGGGATTTTTTACAGTGCTTATCAAGATTGTTGGCCTTATTGTTAAAGCATCTGAGCGattcaaacaaaaatatcagCGAAAGTGCTGCTAGAGTAAACTATAAGTTAATGGATCTAACTAGTAAATTTGACTACAAAAGCTCCAAAAATTATTCATCAATGGTCAATAACTTGTCTTTAAATTTCAGAGAGGGGAATGCCACTACAAAAGTTGCCTGCTTGGACTGGTTAATATTCATTTACAGAAAAATGTCAGATGACCAACTACTGGATCACAACGATAGCATTTTTTATACACTTTTAAAATCGCTATCCGATGAAGACAATAGGGTTGTTTCAAAATCCTTGGAATTATTAAGCATTATGTGTAGCAATGGTAACAATGAACaatatttccaaaattttCTGGTTAAAGTTCTAGATCTCTTAAAAAACGAGTTTGGTATGTTAAAAACTAGGacaaattttatattaagGCAATTGTGTGCAAAGCTTTCTGCCGAACCTGTGTATAAGATTACCTCACAATTATTGGACAAACGTAGCAAAGATGATTTACCCTTTGTACGTATGATGATTCAAATCATGAGCACAGATTTAATTGTTGCTCCTGAGCTAGGAcctttaagaaaaaaattgaaaaggaATGAAGATTGGTCTTTCTTTAgtataattttcaaatgttGGTGCCATAATCCCTCATCTTTATTGAACCTATGCCTAATTTCCGGAAATTATGAATTGGCCTACAACGTTCTTCAACAATTTGTGGAAAACGATTTAATTTctgtaaataatttattacaGTTGGATATATTGGTTCAATTTTTAGAGTCACCTGTTTTTGCGAGTTTGAGGTTGCATTTATTGGAATATGAACAGTATCCGTACTTGTACAAGTCTTTATATGCCatattaatgatattacCACAATCAAAAGCTTTTCATACTCTAAACACAAGACTAAACAGTATAACTAAACTAATTTCGATTACAGAatcatcatctttatcGTTAAACAAACGCAATCTATCCCAGTCCCATTTCCCACGACACGAATCCAGCGCCAGTTCAACGCAGTCATTATCTGCATGCTCTAGCAAATCATTGATACAAAATTCTTTCCaactttttgatttattagaTTACTTCAAAACTGTCTGTGCAGAAGACTCACAAACACTGGAAAATGGAACTTGTAACAATGGTAGCGATTCTAAAACCAATAATGAATATAACAGAATGGATTCAATACATACTGTTTGCGAGCCTGACACACAGACAACTGATGAAATTGCTACTCCTAAGTTAAGTAAGAGCACCTTTGAAACAACAAATCCAGCAGATATCTTAAACCAGCATTTAACCAATTTAGCACCTACAACTGCCGTTGAAGATGATTCTGTATCTGTAATATACAGACCGCCACCAAGCTCCAAGCAAGATTTGTAA